AATAGGGATAGGGAGAAGAGAGCTCCGATGGGAAGGGTAGCATCTGAAATTGCTGATTTAGTTATTCTTACAAGTGATAACCCAAGGAGTGAACCCGTAGAGAGAATAATTTCTGACATACTATCAGGAATTGATAGAAAGGAGAAAGTTACGGTTGAGCTTTCAAGGAGGGAGGCAATAAATCTTGCCCTTTCAATGAAAAAGGAGGAAGATACCGTTTTAATTGCAGGCAAAGGTCATGAAAACTACCAGATAATTGGAAGTGTAAAAATTCCCTTTAGCGATAGGAAGGTTGTTGAGGAGTTCTATGGATGCAAAAAAGCTATCTGAAATTGTTGGAGGAAAATTAGTAGGGAAAAATAGACCTATTTCAGGTTTTCACTTTGACTCGAGAGAGGTAAAAGAAGGAAACGTTTTTATTCCAATTAAGGGAAGGAGGGACGGCCATAAATTCACTGAGGATGCTTTTAAAAGGGGAGCTTCGGGAGTTTTGTTCTCTCAAAACGTAGAGATTCCACCCCAAAAGTTCGGTATTTTTGTCCCGGATACATTCAAAGCTTTTAAAGAGATTGCCCTCTACAGGAGAAGGAAATTTTCCGGAACAGTTGTAGGAATTACTGGAAGTGTAGGAAAAACTACAACCAAGGAATTAGTATCAAAAGTGCTCTTAGAAGGTGGAGTTAGAACCTATAGAAATGAGAGAAGTTTTAACAATGAACTTGGGGTAACCTATACACTATCCAACCTTCCTCCAAATACCGATATTTACGTCCAGGAAATTGGTACAAATTCACCGGGAGAGGTTTCTCAAATAAGGGAGTTTGTGAGTCCTGAAGTGGGAATAGTCACTTCTGTGGAAAGGGCTCATATGGAAAAATTTAAAGACTTTGAAGAGCTTATAGAGGAAAAATTCTCAATAACAGAAGGTTTAAGATTTTCAATAGTTCCTTACAAGTATCGAGACTTTTCAAAGTCCTTTGAGACGTTAACGTTTGGAAGAAAAGGGGATGTTAAACTCATTTCCTTTAACACCTCTTCAGAAGGAACAGATTTTGAGATTTCAGTATCAGGGAAAAGAGTAAAGCTCTTCTCCCCAGTTCCCGGCTTTTCCGTTGTTAATTCCTCAATGGTCTGTGGAGCTCTCCTCCTAATATTGGGACTTCCCCTCAATCTGTTAGATGCAGTTTCCTCCTTTTCTCCTCCCTATCTCCGTATGGAAATTTGTAGATTTCAAGAAGGAGTTCTCATCAACGACTCATACAATGCAAATCCTGCATCCTTCAGAAATGCACTTGAAGTTCTCTCCAAGTTCCCAGGTAAAAAGGTTGTAATTGCTGGAGACATGTTGGAGTTGGGGGAGATTTCAAGGGAGGAGCACAAAAAGTTGGGAAGGCTTATGAACGAATTGGGCATCTCTGAAGTTATTGCCTACGGAGAGGAAGTGGAGGAAATGGTAAAAGAATTTAAAGGAGAATTCTATCACTTTAAAGTGAAAGAGGAACTGTTAAATTTTGTATCAAAGTACCGATTTGAAGGGAAGGCTGTTCTCATAAAGGGTTCTCGAGCCAACAGGTTAGAAGAGGTTGCAGAAATAGTGAAAGAGAGGTTCGGAAGGTGAAAGTTTTAGTTGTCTACGGAGGAGAGTCCCCGGAAGCTGAGGTTTCAAGGAAGAGTGCAAGAAGCGTTATCGAATCATTAAAGAGACTTGGGCATGAGGTAATTCCGGTTGAACTTTCCAGAAACTTTCCAGAAATGGTAAAGGAGATTGAGCCTGATGTAGTCTTCATTTCTCTTCACGGTTCTCCAGGTGAAGATGGAACGGTTCAGGGACTACTTGAAATAATGAAGGTTCCGTACACTGGTTCT
The Balnearium lithotrophicum DNA segment above includes these coding regions:
- a CDS encoding UDP-N-acetylmuramoyl-tripeptide--D-alanyl-D-alanine ligase, whose amino-acid sequence is MDAKKLSEIVGGKLVGKNRPISGFHFDSREVKEGNVFIPIKGRRDGHKFTEDAFKRGASGVLFSQNVEIPPQKFGIFVPDTFKAFKEIALYRRRKFSGTVVGITGSVGKTTTKELVSKVLLEGGVRTYRNERSFNNELGVTYTLSNLPPNTDIYVQEIGTNSPGEVSQIREFVSPEVGIVTSVERAHMEKFKDFEELIEEKFSITEGLRFSIVPYKYRDFSKSFETLTFGRKGDVKLISFNTSSEGTDFEISVSGKRVKLFSPVPGFSVVNSSMVCGALLLILGLPLNLLDAVSSFSPPYLRMEICRFQEGVLINDSYNANPASFRNALEVLSKFPGKKVVIAGDMLELGEISREEHKKLGRLMNELGISEVIAYGEEVEEMVKEFKGEFYHFKVKEELLNFVSKYRFEGKAVLIKGSRANRLEEVAEIVKERFGR